GATTGTGAGGCTTTTAATTCAAGTTGTTGCTTGTGTTGGTGATGACGGCACTCTGGATGGTTACAAGGGGACGAAGAGGAGCTCCGGTATGTTACAAAAGAAGGGGAAGTGGAAAACAGTCTCGAAGATAATGATAAGTAAAGGTTGCCATGTTTCACCTCAGCAGTGTGAAGACAAGTTTAATGATTTGAACAAGAGATATAAAAGATTGAATGATATCCTTGGGAGGGGAACGTCTTGTAGAGTGGTAGAAAACCCTTCTCTTATGGATTCAATGCCACAACTCTCCAATAAGATGAAGGAGGATGTCAAGAAAATCTTAAGCTCAAAGCATTTGTTTTACCAGGAAATGTGTGCTTACCATAATGGACAACCGATACCCAACTGCTCTGAACTTGATTTGCAAATTCATTCTGCACCTAATGTTCAATGTTCAAAAGAGAATAATGTTTCTGAGGCAGAAGCTGAAGAAGATTCTGAAAGTGAAAACAGTGACTCCGACAGTGAAGACGAAAATCCTGCTGATCAAGATTTTGAGACATTTGGGAGAACAAATGCACATGAAGATGGATTTCAAGCTGAGGTAGCTAGAGTTTTTGGAAATCCAACAAAGTCAAAATTGGAAAAAACATTGTTGCTTAAAAGGAAGATGCTCGAACTGCAAGAACAGCGAGTCAGCATCCAAGTTGAGTCTTTGGAGCTGGAGAAACGACGCTTTAAGTGGGAGAGATTTTGTGAGAAAAAAAACATGGAGCTGGATGTTTCGAAGTTAGAGAATGAGAGGATGTTGTTGGAGAATGAGCGAATGGCGATGCTACTGAAGCTTAAAGAAGTGGAGATGGACTCAGAGAATCAAGGACGGTCAGCCAATCAGATACTCAACCCCAACAGACAACAAGTaaaaaatcaaattgatttaggCAGACATATATAGTTTTAATAAATTTCCTAAATTCTTATATTTTATATATCAATATCCTTCTATATTTACTGGGGAAAAACTGCCGAGGCTTGCAGCTTATGAAGTGCATCAAATCCCATAGTTGACTAGACTGTATGTTATCATCTTGTTTATGTAATATTTGGTAAGATTTATCATTAGTATTGTTTCAGTTTCGCTTGCTTTTGGCATCTAATGGATCTTAGTCAGAATTCCATAAAAAACAAATGTGTACCTTTTGGTTGTGTTGAGTTTAAGACATTTTGAAACAAGAAACCATGTTACTTTGACTATGAATGATGCATCATGCACCTCTGACCTCTCAACCACTCTCTCTTTTCCTTTTCATTTCCGTTGCTGCTAGTAATAAATATTTAGCCTTTATCAAATTGAAGTGTAAGTATTTTGAGTCCATGTTTTCATACCGAGTTCGGAAGATATTTAATTTTTGACCATATTTTTTTCTGACTTTTTGGTAGCGGGATAGAAAGATATTTAACTTTTGACCATATTTTTTTCTGACTTTTTGGTAACGGAGCGGGACAGAAAGATATTTAATTTTTGACCGTATTATTTTCGGAAGATATGTTTTAACAGATTGACCATCCTTTTTCACCCTTTTTAGTAGCAGGGTTATGGTTCTATGATACTTTCACAAACAATTCTGACAGACCTGAACTTTCAACCTCTTGTAATTTCAAAGAGAGTTGAACTTTCAACCTCTTATCGTATTTATGACAAGAACTATATCACTATATTATGATACTAGTCCACGACTCAACCTCTTGTTACTAAGTTACCAAGCGAAGAGGGCGACTATTAGACTACAGTACAGGATAATCCTCTCAAGACTCTGTTTTTCTCCAAAAGGAGCTAGTTACAGCCAGATCATATTTTTCATCATCAGTGTTTTGTCACTGCTGTGTACTAGTGTTAATGTTCAATACAAAGTACGAGTGTATTTATATAAAAGCAAATTATCATAATTTGTGGCTGAACTTTCATCATTCTAGGCGGGAGCAAGATATGATCATGAATTTGGAGTAATATCTGCAAATTGTATTTTTACTACCATGTAAAGAGACAGTTTCCGTAAACATTCTTCATTATTTTTCATGcagtttatttaattttaatcacGTACCATGTAATTTTTTACCTTCAAAAAGCATGCTGTATATATCCACGTGTTCAAAATGCAGCGAATATTTTCAATAATATCAAGAAAGCCGAGATTAGAATTAGATTTTGTAAGAGCAACTCCAACAGGTTAATTGTTTGGAATCCTAAATTAAAATTTAAGAAATCTTGTATAAAATAGAGCTCCAATAACATGCTAGTGATTTTTTAGAAAGTTAGAATCATTCACTCATGCCTTATTTATAAGGAACCACCAGTGATTCCTTAGAGCAATTCCAACAATATACTAATTCAAGTcttttatataatataaaatattattagcaaaaattagcaaaaaaaatatTATGTCCTATTAActtaaaacatatttaaataaaTTCATCTCCAATAAAGGGGCTACGAGAGTGTTTATGAAAATTTATTGTAAAATATAAGTTAGGAAAGGGAAGATGTGCCTTAAAAATAAGGTTAACTAGGTTGTCCTAGTAATATTGTTGAAACTACTTTTTGGTTGGACTTGCGACTTTCTATTCTCAGTGCGACGAATTGCCCGTGTACTTATTACAATTTAAAAAATGTTGTTAGTGGGATTCGAATCAAAGTGCACCCATTAGCTCTCATGCTACAATATTACTATGCCATTAtatctttaatttttttaaacaaaCACTTAATATTGTATATGTTACTAAAAAGTAAAATTTCAATTACTTATTGTAATTCATGAAATAACTTTTTACTCTTTTATATATATTGATTTAGTTAGCTATATAATTTTAGGTAATTAAAGTTTCAATTATGATGATAATTTTGATCAATATCTAACATATACAGATAGCCATtatacaaaaaatataaataaattaagatATATTATGTACTTAGTAAATAATATAATATGTTTCTATAGTACCCGTCTTATTACTGCGATATTATATATAAGA
This sequence is a window from Apium graveolens cultivar Ventura chromosome 9, ASM990537v1, whole genome shotgun sequence. Protein-coding genes within it:
- the LOC141684566 gene encoding uncharacterized protein LOC141684566; translated protein: MDNNSVGSGFLLGPSVGFIDLESPLQRRQQSPLGQSMTQHQMPSTMNMLGGNDDDRSISFMDGKGLNPKSFSVSFGRGKGTCVNAVNHHSVSEEDEPNIEDGNGENSSGPKGKKGSPWQRMKWTDMIVRLLIQVVACVGDDGTLDGYKGTKRSSGMLQKKGKWKTVSKIMISKGCHVSPQQCEDKFNDLNKRYKRLNDILGRGTSCRVVENPSLMDSMPQLSNKMKEDVKKILSSKHLFYQEMCAYHNGQPIPNCSELDLQIHSAPNVQCSKENNVSEAEAEEDSESENSDSDSEDENPADQDFETFGRTNAHEDGFQAEVARVFGNPTKSKLEKTLLLKRKMLELQEQRVSIQVESLELEKRRFKWERFCEKKNMELDVSKLENERMLLENERMAMLLKLKEVEMDSENQGRSANQILNPNRQQVKNQIDLGRHI